From the genome of Halictus rubicundus isolate RS-2024b chromosome 2, iyHalRubi1_principal, whole genome shotgun sequence, one region includes:
- the Tip60 gene encoding histone acetyltransferase Tip60 gives MIEEHDERETICDSVNSLVEGCRLPVRMHGTDDWPLAEIISVKEVHGVKCYYVHYVDFNKRLDEWVMEDCLDTRKVQYPRRDGTTPGTEATTPKKQVVSRPPSPSSICSEPVNGPAVLQAALQKKMSRKRKSTFIENEDSQEAPPQTPGPRPTGSLVAHHHDDIVTRMKNVELIELGRHRIRPWYFSPYPQEMVNLSCIYICEFCLKYRKSRKCLERHLIKCNLRHPPGNEIYRKGSISFFEIDGRKNKNYAQNLCLLAKLFLDHKTLYYDTDPFLFYVMTDFDIRGFHIVGYFSKEKESTEDHNVACILTLPPYQRRGYGKLLIEFSYELSKFEGKTGSPEKPLSDLGLLSYRSYWAHTILDILLNIKPIVENEKPQITINEICELTSIKKEDVISTLQNLNLINYYKGQYIVTLNRDIIEQHAAAMEKRQIRIDPKCLHWTPKDWSVRAKW, from the exons ATGATCGAGGAACACGACGAACGTGAAACAATATGCGATTCAGTG AATTCATTGGTGGAAGGCTGTCGTTTGCCGGTCAGAATGCATGGGACGGATGATTGGC CCCTCGCTGAAATCATCAGTGTTAAAGAAGTACACGGTGTCAAGTGTTATTATGTTCACTATGTAGATT TCAATAAACGATTAGATGAATGGGTTATGGAAGATTGTTTGGACACTAGGAAAGTCCAATACCCTAGACGAGATGGTACCACGCCAGGCACAGAGGCAACCACCCCTAAAAAGCAAGTGGTCAGTAGACCGCCTAGCCCTAGCAGTATTTGTAGCGAACCAGTCAATGGCCCTGCCGTATTGCAAGCAGCGTTACAAAAGAAAATGTCTAGAAAGAGAAAATCGACGTTTATAGAGAATGAGGATTCTCAGGAGGCACCGCCACAGACGCCTGGTCCCAGGCCGACTGGTTCGCTGGTTGCACATCATCACGATGACATTGTTACCAGGATGAAAAACGTTGAGTTGATAGAGCTAGGTCGTCACAGAATCAGGCCATGGTATTTTAGCCCTTACCCCCAAGAAATGGTGAATTTGTCGTGTATATATATTTGCGAGTTCTGCTTAAAGTACAGAAAGAGTCGAAAGTGTTTGGAGAGGCATCTGATCAAGTGCAATTTGCGACATCCTCCTGGCAACGAGATCTACAGGAAGGGATCGATATCGTTTTTCGAGATCGATGGTCGAAAGAACAAGAACTACGCACAAAATCTCTGCCTGTTGGCAAAATTGTTCTTGGACCATAAAACGCTTTACTACGACACAGACCCATTTTTATTCTATGTGATGACAGATTTCGACATCCGGGGGTTTCACATTGTCGGTTACTTCTCGAAGGAGAAGGAGTCGACGGAGGACCACAACGTAGCGTGTATACTGACACTGCCACCTTATCAGAGGAGAGGCTATGGCAAACTGTTGATAGAGTTCTCGTACGAGCTCTCCAAGTTCGAGGGTAAAACAGGTTCTCCGGAAAAGCCATTGTCCGATCTAGGATTGTTGTCGTACCGAAGCTACTGGGCGCACACGATACTGGACATCCTGTTGAACATAAAGCCGATAGTGGAAAACGAGAAGCCGCAGATCACGATCAACGAGATCTGCGAGCTGACGTCGATTAAGAAAGAAGACGTGATATCGACCCTACAGAACTTGAATCTCATTAATTACTACAAAGGACAATATATTGTGACGTTGAATAG GGATATTATCGAGCAACACGCGGCCGCAATGGAAAAGAGGCAGATCAGAATAGATCCTAAGTGTCTGCATTGGACACCAAAAGACTGGAGTGTTAGGGCAAAATGGTGA